The Cellulomonas sp. P24 genome contains a region encoding:
- the fliQ gene encoding flagellar biosynthesis protein FliQ — protein sequence MNTNAVLDIAMSAIVIAAKLAAPILVTALVVGFTVSLVQSVTQIQEVTLSFVPKAIAVALALVIAGHWMISEMVTFTQQLFDRIPTLLGGG from the coding sequence ATGAACACGAACGCCGTCCTCGACATCGCGATGTCCGCGATCGTCATCGCCGCCAAGCTCGCTGCGCCGATCCTCGTCACCGCCCTGGTCGTCGGGTTCACGGTCTCCCTGGTGCAGTCGGTGACGCAGATCCAGGAGGTCACGCTCAGCTTCGTCCCGAAGGCGATCGCAGTGGCGCTCGCCCTCGTGATCGCCGGCCACTGGATGATCTCCGAGATGGTGACGTTCACCCAGCAGCTGTTCGACCGGATCCCCACGCTGCTCGGTGGGGGCTGA
- a CDS encoding flagellar biosynthetic protein FliR codes for MALTFSLAAVQLVMLAGVRIVAFLVIAPPFSHGAIPGSIKAALSLGIALAVAPRLPQGDLGQSLSTGGFAADLVLQAVVGLALGFLVSLAFAAIQTAGNLIDLFGGFQIAQAFDPMSQTNGAQFSRLYQLLAIVLLFASNGYQLVLGGLVRTFDALPIGAALDLGTYSSLATSGLTQMFVAALQIAGPLIVVLFLADVGLGLLTRVAPALNAFALGFPLKILLTLSFGSLALLALPRIVASLADSSVSSLLGGAR; via the coding sequence GTGGCGCTCACGTTCTCCCTCGCCGCCGTCCAGCTGGTCATGCTCGCGGGCGTCCGGATCGTCGCGTTCCTCGTGATCGCACCACCGTTCTCGCACGGGGCGATCCCCGGGTCGATCAAGGCGGCCCTCTCGCTCGGCATCGCCCTGGCGGTCGCCCCGCGTCTGCCGCAGGGGGACCTCGGCCAGAGCCTGAGCACCGGCGGGTTCGCGGCCGACCTCGTGCTCCAGGCCGTCGTCGGCCTCGCGCTCGGGTTCCTCGTCTCGCTCGCGTTCGCCGCGATCCAGACCGCCGGCAACCTGATCGACCTCTTCGGCGGCTTCCAGATCGCTCAGGCCTTCGACCCGATGAGCCAGACCAACGGGGCGCAGTTCTCCCGGCTGTACCAGCTCCTGGCGATCGTCCTGCTCTTCGCGTCGAACGGCTACCAGCTCGTCCTCGGTGGCCTGGTGCGGACCTTCGACGCCCTCCCGATCGGCGCGGCCCTCGACCTCGGGACGTACTCGAGCCTCGCGACGTCGGGCCTCACGCAGATGTTCGTCGCCGCGCTGCAGATCGCCGGCCCGCTGATCGTCGTGCTGTTCCTCGCCGATGTCGGCCTCGGGCTGCTGACCCGCGTGGCGCCGGCGCTCAACGCGTTCGCCCTCGGCTTCCCCCTCAAGATCCTGCTGACCCTGAGCTTCGGCTCGCTCGCGCTCCTCGCTCTGCCGCGCATCGTGGCGAGCCTGGCCGACTCGTCCGTGTCGAGCCTGCTGGGAGGTGCCCGATGA
- a CDS encoding flagellar biosynthesis protein FlhB has product MSAEGQEKSEKATPERMKKVRDEGSLTKSQDLSSWLGIGAAAITLPMVIGRAADAARTQLAEVAQIVAHPDPTRAVTLLGDGLATVLSTVSPMMVAVVLAAVVATAIQGGIHPSMKRLKPTFKQFNPTSGLKRLFGAQAWWQGAKSLLKTAVVGLVLLVVVKGLTPALMAAGGLPIRSLLDEAGGGAMSLLRTAVAAGLLLAAADVIVVIRRNRKKTRMSKQEIKDESKRSDGDPLLKGAIRSKQLAMSRNRMMAAVPTADVVLVNPTHVAVALRYEPGSGAPRVVAKGQGHVATRIRERATEHHVPMVADVPLARALHGACEIGDEIPEYLYTAVARVLAFVMALRRRGAATGLHRIPERAGTAA; this is encoded by the coding sequence ATGAGCGCGGAAGGCCAGGAGAAGTCCGAGAAGGCCACCCCGGAACGGATGAAGAAGGTCCGCGACGAGGGCTCGCTCACGAAGTCGCAGGACCTCAGCTCGTGGCTCGGGATCGGCGCCGCCGCGATCACCCTGCCGATGGTGATCGGCCGCGCCGCCGACGCCGCCCGCACACAGCTCGCCGAGGTCGCGCAGATCGTCGCGCACCCGGACCCGACCCGCGCCGTCACGCTGCTGGGCGACGGTCTGGCGACGGTGCTGTCGACGGTCTCGCCGATGATGGTCGCCGTCGTCCTCGCCGCCGTCGTGGCGACCGCGATCCAGGGCGGCATCCACCCGTCGATGAAGCGGCTCAAGCCGACGTTCAAGCAGTTCAACCCGACGTCCGGGCTCAAACGGCTGTTCGGCGCCCAGGCCTGGTGGCAGGGGGCGAAGTCCCTGCTCAAGACGGCCGTGGTCGGACTCGTGCTGCTCGTCGTGGTCAAGGGGCTGACGCCGGCGCTGATGGCCGCGGGCGGGCTGCCGATCCGGTCGCTGCTCGACGAGGCGGGCGGCGGGGCGATGTCCCTGCTGCGCACCGCCGTGGCCGCGGGGCTCCTGCTGGCTGCGGCCGACGTGATCGTCGTGATCCGGCGCAACCGGAAGAAGACGCGCATGTCCAAGCAGGAGATCAAGGACGAGAGCAAGCGCTCCGACGGCGACCCGCTGCTCAAGGGGGCGATCCGCTCGAAGCAGCTCGCGATGAGCCGCAACCGGATGATGGCGGCCGTCCCCACCGCGGACGTCGTGCTGGTCAACCCGACGCACGTCGCCGTCGCCCTGCGGTACGAGCCCGGAAGCGGTGCACCACGTGTGGTCGCCAAGGGCCAGGGCCACGTCGCGACGCGGATCCGCGAGCGCGCCACCGAGCACCACGTGCCGATGGTCGCCGACGTCCCGCTCGCTCGCGCCCTGCACGGGGCGTGCGAGATCGGCGACGAGATCCCCGAGTACCTGTACACCGCGGTGGCCCGGGTCCTCGCGTTCGTCATGGCGCTGCGCCGCCGCGGTGCGGCGACCGGTCTGCACCGGATTCCGGAGCGGGCGGGGACGGCCGCATGA
- a CDS encoding flagellar biosynthesis protein FlhA produces the protein MRKTSIGQLAVPAGVVGIVLLLVIPLPAAMLDFLIALNITASLVILLTSMYVKRPLDFSVFPSLLLVFTLFRLGLNVASTRLVLSDGYAGQVINAFGHFVISGSLVIGLVIFLILVVIQFAVITNGAGRVAEVGARFTLDAMPGKQMAIDADLNAGLINEDQARKRRADVAAEADFYGAMDGGSKFVKGDAMAGIIITIINLVGGFVIGMVQMGMSAGDSLQRFSLLTIGDGLVTQIPALLMSVSTGLIVTRSTAESDMGTAASKQLTQSRSALQIAGVAAIGLSVIPAMPKLPFILIGAGLLYASQRIKTREAGEAAAARVASSPTAPASTDTPEQLIEQMRVHALEILLAPDLVDLVGTGTDQELLARVRALRRKIALDLGIVVPPVRTRDLVDLPRSTYVVRISGVEVGRGQTPGGRVLALGEDLQSLPGQSVVEPVFGLPGKWVATELRHAAEMSGATVVDRVSVLITHLGAIIAQNAPRLLGREDVRVLTEGVKQVNPSVVDELIPNLLTLGEVQRVLQGLLAEEISIRDLGRIYEALTLRAKVSTDVEGLVEAARAAIAPALTAQHAHEGTLRVITLAPALEQHLLEALRPTDQGTQLLLDPETTEGLLGSVHRCSTDAEAGGRTAVLVCAPAIRPAVRRLVAHSMPRLAVLSYSEVTGAGLQIEQVGTVTDVHAIAA, from the coding sequence ATGAGGAAGACATCGATCGGCCAGCTGGCCGTCCCGGCCGGTGTCGTCGGCATCGTGCTGCTGCTCGTGATCCCGCTGCCGGCCGCGATGCTGGACTTCCTGATCGCGCTGAACATCACCGCGTCGCTGGTGATCCTGCTGACGAGCATGTACGTCAAGCGCCCGCTCGACTTCTCGGTGTTCCCGTCGTTGCTGCTGGTCTTCACGCTGTTCCGACTCGGGCTCAACGTCGCGTCGACGCGGCTCGTGCTCAGCGACGGGTACGCGGGGCAGGTCATCAACGCGTTCGGGCACTTCGTGATCAGCGGCTCGCTGGTCATCGGCCTGGTGATCTTCCTGATCCTCGTGGTCATCCAGTTCGCGGTCATCACGAACGGTGCCGGTCGCGTCGCGGAGGTCGGGGCCCGGTTCACCCTCGACGCGATGCCCGGCAAGCAGATGGCGATCGACGCCGACCTCAACGCCGGGCTGATCAACGAGGACCAGGCACGCAAGCGACGGGCCGACGTCGCGGCCGAGGCGGACTTCTACGGTGCGATGGACGGTGGCTCGAAGTTCGTCAAGGGCGACGCCATGGCGGGCATCATCATCACGATCATCAACCTGGTCGGTGGGTTCGTCATCGGCATGGTGCAGATGGGCATGTCCGCCGGTGACTCGCTGCAGCGGTTCAGCCTGCTGACCATCGGTGACGGCCTCGTCACCCAGATCCCTGCCCTGCTCATGTCGGTCTCGACGGGCCTCATCGTGACCCGGTCGACCGCCGAGAGCGACATGGGGACCGCCGCGTCCAAGCAGCTCACGCAGAGCCGCTCGGCCCTGCAGATCGCCGGAGTCGCCGCGATCGGCCTGTCGGTGATCCCGGCGATGCCGAAGCTCCCGTTCATCCTCATCGGCGCGGGGCTGCTGTACGCCTCCCAGCGCATCAAGACCCGTGAGGCCGGGGAGGCCGCCGCAGCGCGCGTCGCCTCGTCCCCGACGGCGCCTGCCTCGACGGACACCCCGGAGCAGCTCATCGAGCAGATGCGCGTGCACGCGCTCGAGATCCTCCTGGCGCCGGACCTCGTCGACCTGGTCGGCACGGGCACGGACCAGGAGCTGCTCGCGCGGGTCCGTGCGCTGCGCCGGAAGATCGCCCTCGACCTGGGCATCGTGGTGCCCCCGGTACGGACCCGCGACCTCGTCGACCTGCCCCGGTCGACGTACGTCGTTCGCATCTCCGGCGTGGAGGTCGGTCGTGGCCAGACCCCGGGCGGACGTGTGCTCGCGCTCGGCGAGGACCTCCAGTCGTTGCCCGGGCAGAGCGTCGTCGAACCGGTCTTCGGGCTGCCGGGCAAGTGGGTCGCGACCGAGCTGCGGCACGCCGCCGAGATGTCCGGTGCGACCGTCGTGGACCGCGTCTCGGTGCTGATCACCCACCTCGGCGCGATCATCGCCCAGAACGCGCCGCGCCTGCTGGGACGCGAGGACGTCCGGGTGCTCACCGAAGGGGTCAAGCAGGTCAACCCGTCCGTGGTCGACGAGCTGATCCCGAACCTGCTCACGCTCGGTGAGGTCCAGCGTGTGCTGCAGGGGCTCCTCGCGGAGGAGATCTCGATCCGGGACCTGGGCCGGATCTACGAGGCGCTCACCCTGCGGGCCAAGGTGAGCACCGACGTCGAGGGTCTCGTCGAGGCGGCCCGGGCGGCGATCGCGCCGGCGCTGACCGCCCAGCACGCGCACGAGGGCACGCTGCGGGTCATCACGCTGGCGCCCGCCCTCGAGCAGCACCTCCTGGAGGCGCTGCGGCCCACCGACCAGGGCACCCAGCTGCTGCTGGACCCGGAGACCACCGAGGGCCTGCTCGGTTCGGTCCACCGCTGCAGCACGGACGCCGAGGCCGGTGGCCGGACCGCCGTCCTGGTGTGTGCGCCGGCAATCCGTCCCGCCGTGCGCAGGCTGGTGGCACACTCGATGCCGCGACTGGCCGTGCTGTCCTACTCCGAGGTCACCGGTGCCGGTCTGCAGATCGAGCAGGTCGGGACGGTGACGGATGTCCACGCGATTGCTGCTTGA
- the csrA gene encoding carbon storage regulator CsrA, with amino-acid sequence MLVLSRRVGERLLIGDDIVITVIEVRSDGVRIGIDAPREISVNRAEVIEAVTAANVEATTADEGAVDALRRLRSPGKPPAAPRPPTAS; translated from the coding sequence ATGCTCGTGCTCAGTCGTCGCGTCGGCGAACGCCTCCTGATCGGTGATGACATCGTCATCACCGTCATCGAGGTGCGCAGCGACGGGGTGCGCATCGGCATCGACGCGCCCCGCGAGATCAGCGTCAACCGCGCGGAGGTCATCGAGGCGGTCACGGCCGCGAACGTCGAGGCCACGACGGCGGACGAAGGTGCGGTCGACGCGCTCCGCCGGCTCCGTTCCCCCGGGAAGCCGCCCGCCGCGCCGCGCCCGCCCACCGCGTCCTGA
- a CDS encoding chemotaxis protein CheA, translating into MEDLDDIVREFLVESYENLDQLDRDLVALEGAPGSRDLLSSVFRTIHTIKGTSGFLAFGRLEKVTHAGENLLVELRDGRRSMDGAMADVLLRLVDTVREILASIDRDGAEGDVEIDGVIGQIRQVQEAGSAAAPVAAAEPAAAAAPVAAPEPEAPAEPVSQAEPDSQAEPDSQAEPAAASARPRTVVKRVRVAAARATTSVPQSTAEVPAPHTPLGTESIVSDDDAWAPVGMEPVAIAQLDADDVAAVARAGVSALENDVVRTGPAAGGPSEPTAESPAATPATPATPAAATPAAGDPAPEEQGMARGPVETSIRVDIELLEGLMRQVSELVLTRNQISRLAQDTSDVDLLRSSQRLSLIASELQEGVMKTRMQPIDHVWNKMPRVVRDLAATCKRQVHLELVGGDTELDRSLLEAVKDPLTHLVRNAVDHGIESPEERLAANKPAKGTLTLRAYHAGGQVLVEVTDDGRGIDAGQVAAKAVERGLRTPDEITKMSTAEIFELLFLPGFSTAQAVTNVSGRGVGMDVVRTKIEAIGGTVDIESEVGRGTTWRLRIPLTLAIMPALTVEHLGELFAVPQVNLLELVALDAQKTATAIEYVGSAPVYRLRGQLLPLVSLGEVLGVSSDEVSALRAGDARGGVIAVLQADEQRFGLLVDRVMNTEEIVVKPVAGRIKSLGIYTGATLLGDGRVALILDVQAIARRSVRGEAIEFGRAHGVVDDHVARQVVQMLVAGIGGGRRVALPLSAVTRLEHIARDRVELVGGREVIQYREDILPLVRLDRLLGASSTLESDELLVVVYTRGHRSVAMVVEEIVDIMDDDGARHSGIDDLGLTGSTVLKDRVTELLDVAAAVRAADPHFFDDADLELAGV; encoded by the coding sequence GTGGAAGATCTGGACGACATCGTCCGTGAGTTCCTGGTCGAGAGCTACGAGAACCTCGACCAGCTGGACCGGGATCTTGTCGCGCTCGAGGGAGCACCGGGTTCGCGTGACCTGCTCAGCAGCGTGTTCCGCACGATCCACACGATCAAGGGGACCAGCGGGTTCCTGGCGTTTGGGCGGCTCGAGAAGGTCACGCATGCCGGCGAGAACCTGCTCGTCGAGCTGCGCGACGGTCGCCGGTCGATGGACGGCGCGATGGCCGACGTGCTGCTGCGGCTCGTCGACACGGTGCGGGAGATCCTCGCGAGCATCGACCGGGACGGCGCCGAGGGCGACGTCGAGATCGACGGGGTCATCGGTCAGATCCGCCAGGTCCAGGAGGCAGGTTCCGCCGCCGCGCCCGTGGCAGCGGCCGAGCCCGCGGCAGCTGCCGCACCGGTCGCCGCACCTGAGCCGGAAGCGCCTGCCGAGCCCGTCTCACAGGCTGAGCCCGATTCGCAGGCTGAGCCCGATTCACAGGCTGAGCCCGCTGCTGCCAGCGCCCGACCGCGGACCGTCGTGAAGCGGGTCAGGGTCGCCGCCGCACGCGCGACCACCTCGGTCCCGCAGAGCACGGCCGAGGTCCCCGCACCGCACACCCCGCTAGGGACGGAGAGCATCGTGAGCGACGACGACGCGTGGGCGCCGGTCGGCATGGAACCTGTCGCGATCGCCCAGCTGGACGCCGACGACGTCGCCGCAGTCGCACGCGCCGGGGTGTCCGCCCTCGAGAACGACGTCGTCCGCACGGGTCCCGCCGCCGGTGGGCCGAGTGAGCCGACGGCCGAGTCACCCGCTGCCACGCCGGCCACGCCGGCCACGCCCGCCGCGGCCACCCCCGCCGCGGGCGACCCGGCCCCGGAGGAGCAGGGCATGGCCCGCGGGCCGGTCGAGACGTCGATCCGGGTCGACATCGAGCTGCTCGAAGGCCTGATGCGTCAGGTCAGCGAGCTCGTGCTGACCCGCAACCAGATCAGCCGACTCGCGCAGGACACCTCCGACGTCGACCTGCTGCGCTCGTCCCAGCGTCTGAGCCTGATCGCCTCCGAGCTGCAGGAGGGGGTCATGAAGACCCGGATGCAGCCGATCGACCACGTGTGGAACAAGATGCCCCGGGTCGTGCGCGACCTCGCGGCGACGTGCAAGCGGCAGGTGCACCTCGAGCTCGTCGGCGGTGACACCGAGCTCGACCGCAGCCTCCTCGAGGCGGTCAAGGACCCGCTGACGCACCTGGTCCGGAACGCGGTGGACCACGGCATCGAGTCGCCGGAGGAGCGCCTCGCCGCGAACAAGCCGGCCAAGGGGACCCTGACGCTGCGCGCCTACCACGCCGGTGGCCAGGTGCTCGTCGAGGTCACCGACGACGGCCGCGGCATCGACGCCGGCCAGGTCGCCGCGAAGGCGGTCGAGCGTGGTCTGCGGACTCCTGACGAGATCACGAAGATGTCGACGGCGGAGATCTTCGAGCTGCTGTTCCTGCCGGGGTTCTCGACAGCGCAGGCGGTGACGAACGTGTCCGGCCGTGGCGTCGGGATGGACGTCGTCCGCACCAAGATCGAGGCGATCGGTGGGACGGTCGACATCGAGTCGGAGGTCGGGCGCGGCACCACCTGGCGGCTGCGGATCCCGCTGACGCTCGCGATCATGCCGGCGCTCACGGTCGAGCACCTCGGTGAGCTGTTCGCCGTGCCCCAGGTCAACCTGCTCGAGCTCGTCGCGCTCGACGCGCAGAAGACCGCGACGGCGATCGAGTACGTCGGCAGCGCACCGGTCTACCGCCTCCGCGGTCAGCTCTTGCCGCTGGTGTCCCTCGGCGAGGTGCTCGGCGTCTCGTCCGACGAGGTCTCCGCGTTGCGGGCCGGTGACGCCCGCGGCGGGGTGATCGCCGTCCTGCAGGCCGACGAGCAGCGCTTCGGGCTGCTGGTGGACCGGGTGATGAACACCGAGGAGATCGTGGTCAAGCCGGTCGCCGGGCGCATCAAGTCGCTCGGGATCTACACCGGGGCGACCCTGCTCGGCGACGGTCGCGTCGCCCTGATCCTCGACGTCCAGGCGATCGCCCGGCGCAGCGTGCGCGGCGAGGCGATCGAGTTCGGGCGGGCTCACGGCGTGGTCGACGACCACGTCGCACGGCAGGTCGTGCAGATGCTCGTCGCGGGCATCGGCGGCGGGCGCCGGGTGGCGCTCCCGCTGTCGGCGGTGACCCGGCTCGAGCACATCGCTCGCGACCGTGTCGAGCTCGTCGGAGGCCGTGAGGTCATCCAGTACCGCGAGGACATCCTCCCGCTGGTCCGGCTCGACCGGCTGCTCGGTGCGAGCTCGACGCTCGAGAGCGACGAGCTGCTCGTGGTCGTCTACACGCGCGGGCACCGCAGCGTCGCGATGGTCGTCGAGGAGATCGTCGACATCATGGACGACGACGGAGCCCGCCACAGCGGGATCGACGACCTGGGGCTGACCGGTTCCACGGTGCTCAAGGACCGGGTGACCGAGCTCCTCGACGTCGCCGCGGCGGTTCGCGCGGCGGACCCGCACTTCTTCGACGACGCCGACCTCGAACTGGCAGGTGTGTGA
- a CDS encoding chemotaxis protein CheW, protein MATQYVTFTLDGAHYGVDVAKVQEVLRAQRRTPVPLADADVAGLVNLRGQVVMTIDLRTRLGLPAIPDGQEPMMVVAQVAGETVSLLVDEIGDVVEVDTDQFERPPETLVGPMRDLIIGAYKLETGLLLALDVELATA, encoded by the coding sequence ATGGCCACGCAGTACGTGACGTTCACCCTCGACGGCGCCCACTACGGTGTCGACGTCGCCAAGGTCCAGGAGGTGCTGCGCGCTCAGCGCCGCACCCCGGTCCCGCTCGCCGACGCCGACGTCGCGGGACTCGTCAACCTGCGCGGCCAGGTGGTCATGACGATCGACCTCCGCACCCGGCTGGGGCTGCCGGCGATCCCCGACGGCCAGGAGCCGATGATGGTCGTCGCGCAGGTGGCCGGTGAGACGGTCAGCCTGCTCGTCGACGAGATCGGAGACGTCGTCGAGGTGGACACCGACCAGTTCGAGCGCCCGCCGGAGACGCTCGTCGGGCCGATGCGTGACCTCATCATCGGTGCCTACAAGCTCGAGACCGGGCTGCTGCTCGCTCTCGACGTGGAGCTCGCCACCGCGTGA
- a CDS encoding methyl-accepting chemotaxis protein, with translation MTATTGPARSGRGVLGWMGDRGIRTKILGLLGLLAVVALGTGALAVSSLRTLAANAAELDRVQTQVFAPLSVVHQEEIKARMLVAQAGASLTATSIQRQEFTGQIATTDGDLVRAQRAFEAGFAGHVPADWAQFTTSWNAWKAIRDDQLIPAAFNNDQAAFGRVTDGIAQAPLDKAIASLETTEKVVTQYIADLAARSSTQSASAMRTLVISLGIGLAVAIALGYWVANLIRSQVSDVQRALEALAEGDLTVTTTVTGRDEVGRMASALGRAQVSLRGVVSGVVETAGTVASAAEELSASSSQVSAGSVETSVQAGVVAAAAEQVSRNVQAVAAGAEQMGASIREIAQNANEAARVAGQATGVAAATNETVVKLGVSSQEIGNVVKVITSIAEQTNLLALNATIEAARAGEAGKGFAVVAGEVKELAQETARATEDIARRVAAIQSDTAGAVRAIGEISSIIASINDFQLTIASAVEEQTATTNEMSRGVAEAAAGSGEIAVNITGVASAADSSAQVLGQMGDAVTELARLSTDLRTRMSAFTY, from the coding sequence ATGACGGCGACGACGGGGCCTGCGCGCAGCGGTCGGGGTGTGCTGGGCTGGATGGGTGACCGGGGGATCCGGACGAAGATCCTCGGTCTCCTCGGGCTGCTGGCGGTGGTCGCCCTCGGTACCGGGGCCCTCGCCGTCTCGTCGCTGCGGACCCTCGCTGCCAACGCCGCAGAGCTGGACCGGGTCCAGACCCAGGTCTTCGCCCCGCTGAGCGTGGTGCACCAGGAGGAGATCAAGGCGCGGATGCTCGTCGCGCAGGCCGGTGCCTCGCTCACGGCGACCTCGATCCAGCGTCAGGAGTTCACCGGGCAGATCGCGACCACCGACGGTGACCTGGTGCGCGCACAGCGTGCCTTCGAGGCCGGGTTCGCCGGGCACGTCCCGGCGGACTGGGCGCAGTTCACGACGAGCTGGAACGCGTGGAAGGCCATTCGTGACGACCAGCTGATCCCCGCGGCGTTCAACAACGACCAGGCGGCGTTCGGCCGGGTGACCGACGGCATCGCGCAGGCGCCCCTCGACAAGGCCATCGCGAGCCTGGAGACCACGGAGAAGGTCGTCACGCAGTACATCGCCGACCTGGCCGCGCGATCGAGCACGCAGTCGGCGTCGGCGATGCGGACGCTGGTGATCTCCCTCGGCATCGGGCTCGCGGTCGCGATCGCGCTCGGGTACTGGGTGGCGAACCTCATCCGGTCGCAGGTGAGCGACGTGCAGCGGGCGCTCGAAGCCCTCGCCGAGGGCGACCTCACGGTGACGACGACCGTCACGGGACGTGACGAGGTGGGGCGGATGGCGTCGGCGTTGGGGCGTGCGCAGGTGTCGTTGCGGGGTGTGGTGTCGGGGGTGGTGGAGACGGCGGGGACGGTGGCGTCGGCGGCGGAGGAGTTGTCGGCGAGTTCGTCTCAGGTGTCGGCGGGGTCGGTGGAGACCAGTGTGCAGGCGGGGGTGGTGGCGGCTGCGGCGGAGCAGGTGAGTAGGAATGTGCAGGCGGTGGCGGCGGGGGCGGAGCAGATGGGGGCCTCGATCCGGGAGATTGCGCAGAATGCGAATGAGGCGGCGCGGGTGGCGGGTCAGGCCACGGGGGTGGCGGCTGCGACCAATGAGACGGTGGTGAAGTTGGGGGTGAGTTCGCAGGAGATCGGGAACGTGGTGAAGGTGATCACGAGCATTGCGGAGCAGACGAATCTGTTGGCGCTGAATGCGACGATCGAGGCGGCTCGTGCGGGTGAGGCGGGTAAGGGGTTTGCGGTGGTGGCTGGTGAGGTCAAGGAGTTGGCGCAGGAGACGGCGCGGGCTACGGAGGACATTGCGCGTCGGGTGGCGGCGATCCAGTCCGATACGGCCGGTGCGGTGCGGGCGATCGGGGAGATCAGTTCGATCATCGCGAGCATCAATGACTTCCAGCTGACGATCGCGAGCGCGGTGGAGGAGCAGACGGCCACGACGAACGAGATGAGTCGTGGGGTGGCGGAGGCGGCGGCGGGGTCGGGGGAGATCGCGGTGAACATCACCGGGGTGGCCTCGGCTGCCGATTCCAGTGCGCAGGTGCTGGGGCAGATGGGTGACGCGGTGACCGAGCTGGCCCGGTTGTCCACCGACCTACGCACCCGCATGAGTGCCTTCACCTACTGA